In Cytophagales bacterium, the following are encoded in one genomic region:
- a CDS encoding metallophosphoesterase — protein sequence MKILHLTDFHYSSDASSKAKQKRLIEKFLERSKDEDVDFLFFTGDLTFSGARLEDFLEAKEVLLDPLSKKYNIEQGNVILCPGNHDVDRAGVRRSVLKLIDDELNSNYDLNKFVESNNDDLKDSHKPLENYYEFMDLTYKDSHKLLDDHYEEFFSVHKRNFGDRKIGIVSINTAWRAVGNDDRNKLLFPETSLHQAAHHLGDVDLKILLHHHPLKYLREFNEYEIEDIIHNYFDISFSGHMHKSMTGITVTANDGMAKIAGSATLAPGNVEIGFSILDLNLEDLSVERSLRIYDTRNEIIKEIDSSIQIPVDNDRTRQNKFRRTIRKKYDIELEKAGDLFVSSKALDEDKSFLDLFTDPVLKFKSAKEMMKSQEVEVDADIESIIRSDDNLLILGRDKCGKTSLLKKIQIELLKNVHTYGKIPYYIDASETESVDLITSFSRYYEMNKNESKLYLQANKIVLLIDNFDVHNKGFLLALKENASWANLTFRITADETVANALENFNINSKEFKKLHFHKLRKKHIRLLADKWPGLENEHKEEIVEKIESIFNRMSIPFNYWTVSLFLWIFKKGLTANFQNDVGLVNLYIESLLERENLVQSQASFGFDKYKKYLAHLAHHLLINHQEANYSAPYLEVISFTQNYLALNPRNDIQAREVWDYIETKGIIKRKEDDYYTFRLNGVFEYFLAHYMELNEDFRMEALNDDKFYLSFGNEFEFYAGFAKSDLKFLKEIYSRSQKIFGNLDSRYNDGTSIDIHLKSKIQEVKLLGEALTKISGDIEQLTHDEIDQLEEESQHELGNIEQDTDVKLKTVSDTDYDDPGTLEQTLTILGRVFKNIDEINDKKLVFEIFDYIIDRACFWGFDLVDKFKKEIEADENELTDSNKILVKLLGSFIPTYVQNTVYDIIGHRNVVSLIKQRIESLQEAAKDNQYKLFILFYLLADISLKDNKDYITKSIDLITIPTLKFSILLKINFYYAFKANIDQITSDFLKAALQKQQINFDNKTNMGLFHKSVAQQEKAKIHRKLSDK from the coding sequence ATGAAGATTCTTCACCTGACTGATTTTCACTATTCATCCGACGCAAGTTCAAAGGCGAAACAAAAGAGATTAATTGAAAAATTTTTAGAAAGGTCAAAGGATGAAGATGTGGACTTTCTATTCTTTACAGGTGATTTAACATTCAGTGGTGCTCGGCTCGAAGATTTCCTGGAAGCAAAAGAGGTATTGCTGGACCCATTATCAAAAAAATACAATATTGAACAAGGGAACGTCATTCTTTGTCCTGGTAACCATGATGTTGATCGAGCAGGGGTTCGTAGATCTGTTTTGAAGCTGATAGATGATGAGTTGAATTCAAATTATGATCTTAACAAATTTGTCGAGTCGAATAACGATGATCTAAAAGATAGTCACAAGCCTTTAGAAAATTATTATGAGTTTATGGACTTAACTTATAAAGACTCACATAAACTCCTGGATGATCATTATGAAGAGTTTTTCTCAGTGCATAAAAGAAATTTTGGAGATCGAAAAATAGGAATCGTCTCAATCAATACAGCATGGAGGGCAGTGGGGAATGATGACCGAAATAAATTGTTATTCCCTGAAACATCGCTACATCAAGCTGCACATCATCTTGGCGATGTGGATTTGAAGATTCTACTTCATCATCATCCTTTGAAATATCTAAGGGAATTCAACGAATATGAGATTGAAGATATCATTCACAATTACTTTGATATTTCTTTTTCTGGACACATGCATAAAAGCATGACCGGGATTACTGTTACAGCGAATGATGGTATGGCTAAAATAGCAGGTTCAGCCACTTTGGCACCTGGTAATGTAGAGATCGGTTTTTCGATTCTTGACTTAAATCTAGAGGATTTATCAGTTGAACGGTCTTTACGGATTTATGACACAAGAAATGAGATCATAAAAGAAATCGATTCATCAATTCAAATACCGGTTGATAATGATAGGACAAGGCAGAATAAGTTTAGGAGAACTATTCGCAAGAAGTACGATATAGAATTGGAAAAAGCCGGAGATTTATTCGTATCAAGCAAAGCTTTAGATGAAGATAAGAGTTTTCTTGACCTATTTACTGACCCGGTTTTGAAATTTAAGTCAGCTAAAGAAATGATGAAAAGTCAGGAAGTTGAGGTAGATGCTGATATTGAATCTATAATTAGGTCAGATGACAATCTTTTAATTCTAGGTCGAGATAAATGCGGAAAGACATCATTACTAAAGAAAATACAGATTGAACTTTTAAAGAATGTTCACACCTATGGAAAAATTCCATACTATATAGATGCTAGTGAGACTGAATCTGTTGATCTCATTACTTCTTTTAGTAGGTACTATGAAATGAATAAAAATGAGTCAAAACTTTATCTTCAAGCAAACAAAATCGTTCTTTTGATAGATAATTTTGATGTTCATAATAAAGGGTTTCTCCTTGCACTTAAGGAAAATGCTTCTTGGGCGAATCTAACATTTCGAATAACTGCTGACGAAACAGTCGCTAACGCCTTAGAAAATTTCAACATTAATTCGAAGGAATTCAAAAAGTTACATTTCCATAAACTACGAAAAAAACATATCCGTCTACTTGCTGATAAATGGCCAGGATTAGAAAATGAACATAAAGAAGAAATTGTCGAGAAAATCGAATCAATATTCAACAGGATGTCAATTCCATTTAATTATTGGACTGTCTCACTTTTTCTTTGGATTTTCAAGAAAGGGTTGACAGCCAATTTTCAAAATGACGTTGGGTTAGTTAACCTCTATATTGAATCTCTCTTGGAGAGGGAGAATCTAGTTCAATCCCAAGCTAGTTTTGGTTTTGATAAATACAAGAAATACTTAGCTCATTTGGCTCATCATTTATTGATTAATCATCAAGAAGCAAATTATAGCGCTCCATATCTGGAAGTAATAAGTTTCACACAAAATTACTTAGCTCTGAATCCTAGAAATGATATTCAAGCCAGGGAAGTCTGGGATTACATTGAAACAAAAGGCATCATTAAAAGAAAAGAAGATGATTATTATACTTTCCGCCTCAATGGTGTATTTGAATACTTTTTAGCTCATTACATGGAGCTGAATGAAGACTTCAGAATGGAAGCATTGAATGATGATAAATTCTACCTGTCATTTGGGAATGAGTTTGAATTTTATGCAGGATTTGCTAAATCTGACCTGAAATTTCTGAAAGAAATTTACTCCAGATCCCAAAAAATATTCGGAAATCTTGATTCTCGATACAATGATGGTACTAGTATTGACATTCACCTAAAATCTAAAATTCAAGAAGTTAAATTACTTGGTGAAGCATTAACCAAAATTTCCGGTGATATAGAACAACTTACTCATGATGAAATTGATCAGCTAGAAGAAGAATCTCAACATGAACTTGGAAATATCGAGCAAGATACTGATGTCAAACTGAAGACGGTCTCTGATACAGATTATGATGATCCAGGCACATTAGAACAGACATTGACAATATTAGGAAGAGTTTTCAAGAACATTGATGAGATCAATGATAAGAAACTAGTATTTGAGATTTTTGATTATATAATTGATCGTGCATGTTTCTGGGGCTTTGACCTAGTCGATAAATTCAAGAAAGAAATTGAAGCAGATGAAAATGAATTAACTGATAGTAATAAAATACTTGTCAAACTGCTGGGCTCTTTTATTCCCACATATGTTCAAAATACTGTCTATGATATCATTGGTCATAGGAACGTTGTATCCTTAATAAAACAAAGAATAGAAAGCCTTCAGGAAGCAGCAAAAGACAACCAATACAAATTATTTATTCTATTTTATTTATTAGCCGATATCTCATTGAAGGATAACAAAGATTATATTACAAAGTCCATCGATTTGATCACCATACCGACATTAAAGTTTTCGATCTTACTCAAAATCAATTTTTACTATGCGTTTAAGGCTAATATTGATCAAATAACATCTGATTTTTTAAAAGCTGCTCTTCAGAAACAGCAAATTAATTTTGACAATAAGACAAATATGGGATTATTCCATAAATCGGTCGCTCAACAGGAAAAGGCAAAAATTCATCGTAAATTATCTGATAAATAA
- a CDS encoding ABC transporter permease codes for MDNYASHKAIQFLRWFCKAEFLDEVEGDIIELYELRQAQHPGKANRQLWWDVIRSFRWVNLKKVNTQNNTLSMFNNYFKVGFRNLTRDYRFSVINLIGLSMGLSVFLLMIMMIRHEFSFDTFHSNADRTYQIIQEFRQSDGADPEIWTPTPLAAAMLAEIPAVESSIYLQGTASNWVTVEEKRFFEEDGMIVGSNFFDIFNFELIHGDPLKALASKRSVVISEDLSFKYFGYENPIGKIIEYEAYGPFTVTGVLKNVPNNSYLQFDFVLTQDIETYLENVVSWYPDWYRSWQGHAVSTFVVLKDGTALEHIENQISDLVRRNLDVEEVNKFYLLGLLDLHFGSNGIDGRINQHIKGDIDKVNLFSVVAVVIMLMACFNYINITTARSIKRHKEVGVRKSIGAFRSQLMMQFLVESFLLVFLSLVLSLICSYYLVPLFNEIVGLNLLFSWELIIDLMPWFLGIAVLVTMFSGFYPAIVLSHTSALVLVQKLSARGTRGSLLRNGLVTIQFGAVIIIAACLLIINDQYRYMSEKSLGLKTEEIVVVEINSGAVRNNYLTIKNELKTNPAIKEATGITRVFSGYRSPVSIIGNTADDLETTGAMKFYGIDHEALKVFGLELVAGEGFSGIAGIDSTSVLLNEKAAELYGGHQILGQWIDLVEDQGDHGAELKARVIGIVKDFHFESLHQPIKPTIIGYYKSPFESIDDIIIKIDASRIEQALAHIEKVHNTYDKNDIMDWEFLDDMTQRAYEDEVIFRNVMTMASIVSLFIALLGMIGMISYNIISRTKEFGIRKVLGATFVQLLIVQGRVFVKYLLVASMISIPVAWWISSNWLAAYAFRISMTPMPFLWIVLGLSLLTGLTVYYLGSSTFRQNPTNALRNE; via the coding sequence ATGGATAATTACGCATCCCATAAAGCCATACAGTTCTTGCGTTGGTTCTGCAAAGCTGAGTTTCTTGATGAAGTAGAAGGAGACATCATTGAACTATATGAGCTCAGACAAGCACAACATCCCGGAAAGGCAAACAGACAATTGTGGTGGGATGTAATTCGCTCGTTTCGCTGGGTCAATTTGAAAAAGGTCAATACTCAAAATAATACACTAAGCATGTTCAACAATTACTTCAAGGTCGGGTTCCGTAACCTAACACGAGATTATCGGTTTTCCGTAATCAATCTCATTGGGCTTTCTATGGGGCTTTCGGTATTTCTGCTCATGATCATGATGATCAGACACGAATTTAGTTTTGACACTTTCCACTCCAATGCAGATCGGACGTATCAGATCATACAGGAATTTCGGCAGTCAGACGGTGCGGATCCTGAGATATGGACGCCAACACCTTTGGCTGCAGCCATGCTAGCAGAAATTCCAGCTGTCGAATCAAGTATCTACCTACAAGGAACAGCATCTAATTGGGTGACGGTTGAGGAAAAACGATTTTTCGAAGAAGATGGCATGATCGTAGGGTCTAACTTCTTCGATATTTTCAATTTTGAATTGATCCACGGTGACCCTCTTAAGGCACTTGCCTCAAAACGGTCAGTTGTCATCTCAGAAGATCTAAGTTTCAAGTACTTTGGTTATGAAAATCCAATAGGAAAAATCATTGAATACGAAGCATATGGCCCATTTACGGTGACCGGTGTACTGAAAAACGTTCCCAACAATTCCTATCTGCAATTTGACTTTGTTCTGACCCAGGATATCGAAACTTATTTAGAGAATGTGGTTTCCTGGTACCCGGATTGGTACCGATCCTGGCAGGGCCATGCCGTCAGTACTTTCGTTGTATTGAAAGATGGCACAGCGTTAGAGCATATTGAAAATCAAATCAGTGACCTGGTCCGAAGAAATCTTGATGTAGAAGAAGTCAACAAGTTCTATTTACTCGGATTACTCGACTTACATTTTGGTTCAAATGGTATCGATGGTCGTATCAATCAGCACATCAAAGGAGATATCGATAAAGTAAATCTATTCAGTGTGGTTGCAGTAGTGATTATGCTGATGGCTTGCTTCAATTATATCAATATCACCACAGCTCGATCCATCAAGCGTCATAAAGAAGTTGGCGTCCGAAAATCTATTGGAGCTTTTCGGTCTCAATTGATGATGCAATTCCTCGTAGAATCATTTTTGCTGGTATTTCTATCGCTGGTTTTATCTCTCATATGCAGTTATTATTTAGTACCATTATTTAATGAGATAGTAGGACTGAATCTATTATTTTCATGGGAATTGATCATTGACCTGATGCCCTGGTTCCTTGGAATCGCCGTTCTTGTGACTATGTTTTCCGGTTTTTATCCAGCGATCGTACTAAGTCACACCTCAGCGTTGGTCTTAGTACAAAAACTCTCTGCAAGGGGAACCAGAGGAAGTTTACTTAGAAATGGCCTGGTCACCATTCAATTTGGAGCTGTGATCATCATTGCTGCATGTCTATTGATCATTAATGATCAGTATCGCTACATGAGTGAAAAATCTTTGGGACTGAAAACGGAAGAAATCGTAGTGGTTGAAATCAATAGCGGGGCTGTTCGAAACAACTACCTTACCATCAAGAATGAATTAAAAACCAATCCGGCGATCAAAGAAGCTACAGGGATTACCCGGGTATTTAGTGGGTATCGATCTCCCGTATCTATCATAGGAAATACAGCGGATGACCTTGAAACAACTGGTGCCATGAAATTTTATGGCATTGACCATGAGGCACTTAAGGTATTTGGGTTAGAATTGGTAGCAGGAGAGGGCTTCAGCGGAATTGCAGGAATAGACAGCACCTCCGTTCTCTTAAATGAAAAGGCTGCAGAACTGTACGGTGGCCATCAAATTCTAGGCCAGTGGATTGATCTGGTCGAAGATCAAGGTGACCATGGAGCGGAGCTAAAAGCGCGTGTGATTGGTATTGTGAAAGACTTCCATTTTGAATCGTTGCATCAACCCATTAAGCCAACGATTATCGGCTATTACAAAAGCCCCTTTGAATCTATAGACGATATCATCATTAAAATAGACGCGAGTCGGATTGAACAGGCACTCGCTCATATTGAAAAGGTTCACAATACATATGACAAGAATGATATCATGGATTGGGAGTTTCTCGATGACATGACACAAAGAGCCTATGAAGATGAAGTGATCTTTAGAAATGTGATGACCATGGCCTCTATCGTTTCCTTGTTTATCGCATTGCTGGGGATGATTGGAATGATCTCCTACAACATCATTTCTCGCACGAAGGAATTTGGTATTAGAAAGGTATTGGGCGCTACGTTTGTCCAATTATTGATCGTACAGGGCAGGGTATTCGTCAAATACCTACTGGTAGCATCCATGATTTCGATTCCTGTCGCCTGGTGGATTTCCAGCAATTGGTTAGCCGCTTACGCCTTTAGGATCAGCATGACACCTATGCCATTTTTATGGATCGTGCTGGGATTATCATTGCTCACAGGCCTGACTGTCTATTACTTAGGCAGCAGTACTTTTCGTCAAAACCCGACAAATGCATTAAGAAACGAGTAG
- a CDS encoding TIR domain-containing protein, translating into MSKKGNNVFISHYGKDDDKVQRLKERFAEKGYSVRNYSVDSTKHTRKKRPSDAVIKRFLRRQISWAGALICLIGPRTHTRKWVNEEIKEAHRQGKKIIGIYTHGNKEDAELPREFKKYGGATIGWNSLDKLIDIINGKLIPNENPSGDPRSPLYIVAKINC; encoded by the coding sequence ATGAGCAAAAAAGGTAATAATGTGTTTATCAGCCATTATGGAAAAGACGATGATAAGGTTCAACGCTTAAAAGAGAGGTTTGCTGAAAAAGGCTACAGTGTAAGGAATTATTCTGTAGATAGTACTAAGCACACCCGCAAAAAACGGCCTAGTGATGCAGTGATAAAAAGATTTTTGAGAAGGCAAATAAGCTGGGCTGGAGCCTTAATTTGCTTGATTGGCCCTAGAACTCATACAAGAAAATGGGTTAACGAAGAAATCAAAGAGGCTCATCGACAGGGGAAGAAAATAATCGGAATTTACACACATGGGAATAAAGAAGATGCGGAGCTACCAAGGGAATTTAAGAAGTATGGTGGAGCTACAATAGGTTGGAATTCCCTGGATAAACTGATTGATATCATCAATGGAAAATTAATTCCAAATGAGAACCCTTCTGGAGATCCCAGATCCCCTCTTTACATAGTAGCTAAAATAAACTGTTAG
- a CDS encoding helix-turn-helix transcriptional regulator, which yields MEERINRIKEVLVIKGISQKDLAERMGKNPNTITSICNNKSQPHLKDLKKMAEILEVDIRDLLVSTL from the coding sequence ATGGAAGAAAGAATCAACAGAATTAAAGAAGTACTTGTCATTAAGGGTATCAGCCAAAAAGACTTGGCCGAGAGAATGGGCAAAAACCCCAATACAATCACTTCAATCTGTAATAACAAGTCTCAACCTCATTTGAAGGACTTGAAAAAAATGGCTGAGATCTTGGAGGTAGATATTAGGGATCTGTTGGTAAGTACTCTTTAG
- a CDS encoding reverse transcriptase family protein, translating to MIEEYRVQFQKKALEAGYTQSNIDACLSYAEPILKKGLPVIYNTSHLAGLVGYKKDYIKRAVFYPDFFYRRFEIKKKNGQSRELAEPLPSLKEIQYWILQSILKKIKVSPFAKAYRPKVGIISNLDYHVNQPMVFCMDIKDFFPSISLQNIEKIFHDLSYSNIVSNLLAKLCTLNGALPQGAPTSPYLSNLYFRQIDYQISEYCKKHKIKYTRYADDLTFSGEFQSEILFEKVKKIFDENGLEINEEKVQLMTRNMRQLVTGVVVNDKRQVPFAKRNKLRQTMYFIQKFGLQNHMEHENITQSNYVEHLLGKVNFILQMNPRDTEFRQYKSVLKSLRNIDNN from the coding sequence ATGATCGAAGAATATAGGGTCCAATTCCAAAAAAAGGCACTAGAAGCTGGCTATACTCAAAGTAATATTGATGCGTGTCTAAGTTATGCTGAACCTATTTTAAAAAAAGGTTTACCTGTCATATATAATACTTCGCACCTTGCAGGCTTAGTTGGCTATAAAAAAGACTATATAAAACGAGCAGTTTTTTATCCTGATTTTTTTTACAGAAGATTTGAAATCAAAAAGAAAAATGGTCAGAGTAGAGAATTAGCAGAACCATTACCTAGCCTAAAGGAGATACAGTACTGGATACTACAATCGATTTTAAAAAAGATAAAAGTCAGTCCTTTCGCAAAAGCGTATAGGCCTAAAGTAGGGATAATAAGCAACCTTGATTATCATGTCAATCAGCCAATGGTATTTTGCATGGATATCAAAGACTTTTTTCCATCAATTAGCCTTCAAAATATTGAGAAAATTTTTCATGATCTTAGTTACTCCAATATTGTTTCTAATTTATTAGCAAAACTTTGTACTTTAAACGGCGCGCTTCCTCAAGGGGCTCCAACTAGCCCATATTTGTCAAATCTTTATTTTCGCCAAATAGATTATCAGATATCTGAGTATTGTAAAAAGCATAAAATAAAGTATACCAGATACGCTGATGATTTAACATTTTCAGGAGAATTCCAATCTGAAATACTATTCGAAAAAGTGAAAAAGATTTTCGATGAAAATGGTTTAGAAATTAATGAAGAAAAAGTACAATTGATGACAAGAAATATGCGTCAGTTAGTAACAGGTGTAGTTGTAAATGATAAGCGTCAAGTACCATTTGCTAAGAGAAATAAGTTAAGACAAACTATGTATTTTATACAAAAATTTGGATTGCAGAATCATATGGAGCATGAAAATATAACACAAAGCAATTATGTGGAACATTTACTGGGAAAAGTAAATTTCATATTGCAAATGAACCCGAGAGACACAGAGTTTAGGCAATATAAATCAGTTTTGAAGTCTCTAAGAAATATTGATAATAATTAA
- a CDS encoding helix-turn-helix transcriptional regulator produces MKEVSIGEFEELVLLMVAALHDEAYGVLILQSLEEKLNKKVNISAIHVALKRLETKGLVNSHFGGITQDRGGRRKKFYVITAAGKKILDNQYAIRTSLYQQIPKISFGNG; encoded by the coding sequence ATGAAAGAAGTATCCATTGGGGAATTTGAAGAATTAGTATTGTTGATGGTGGCCGCATTGCACGATGAAGCCTACGGCGTACTCATTCTACAAAGTCTGGAAGAGAAGCTCAATAAAAAAGTGAACATCAGCGCCATACACGTGGCATTGAAAAGGCTGGAAACAAAAGGCCTGGTCAATTCCCATTTTGGCGGCATTACTCAGGACAGAGGGGGCAGACGCAAGAAATTCTACGTGATCACAGCAGCGGGCAAAAAAATTCTGGATAATCAATACGCCATACGAACGAGTTTGTACCAGCAAATTCCCAAGATCAGTTTTGGTAATGGATAA
- a CDS encoding putative DNA base hypermodification protein, whose translation MLEIVTKKQLPKESIVFDTYWKFAAERQSVFYKRIESGIPPWTDDNVLRLFKFTNAYRASDRVSQFLIKEVIYDQVREPAEMVFRIILFKIFNKIDTWRKLEKYLGEISYSSYSFDAYDNALSAIKNNQPIYSGAYIMASGKSSYRFNYKHQNHLKLLESLLNDGFHHKLSEMTNMEQLYNELITYPTLGSFLAFQYAIDINYSELTSFSEMEFVKAGPGAIDGIRKCFKHKGEYSDEDVIRLMCDRQEMEFERLEIKFQTLWGRSLQLIDCQNLFCEVDKYSRVAHPEISGVSDRKRIKQKFRPTSLKSLEYFYPPKWNLNQKIFDHEQKR comes from the coding sequence ATGTTAGAAATAGTCACAAAGAAGCAATTACCCAAGGAGTCGATAGTATTTGATACATACTGGAAATTTGCCGCTGAAAGACAAAGTGTCTTTTACAAGCGTATTGAATCCGGCATCCCTCCATGGACTGACGATAATGTTTTACGTCTTTTCAAATTTACTAATGCCTATAGGGCTTCTGATAGAGTGAGCCAATTCTTAATAAAGGAGGTAATATATGATCAAGTACGAGAGCCTGCTGAAATGGTGTTTCGAATTATTCTCTTTAAGATCTTCAATAAGATTGATACTTGGAGAAAACTAGAGAAGTACTTAGGAGAAATTAGTTATTCAAGCTATTCGTTCGACGCTTATGATAATGCCCTTAGTGCGATAAAAAACAATCAGCCTATATACTCCGGTGCTTATATAATGGCATCTGGAAAATCCAGTTATCGATTCAATTACAAACACCAGAATCACCTTAAGTTATTGGAGAGTTTATTAAACGATGGCTTCCATCATAAGCTATCAGAAATGACTAATATGGAACAGCTTTATAATGAACTCATTACTTACCCAACACTTGGCAGTTTCTTAGCCTTCCAATACGCAATAGATATCAACTATTCGGAGTTAACTTCTTTTTCGGAGATGGAATTCGTTAAAGCTGGGCCGGGTGCAATTGACGGCATCAGAAAGTGCTTTAAACATAAAGGAGAATACTCAGATGAAGATGTAATAAGGTTGATGTGTGATAGACAGGAGATGGAATTTGAAAGATTGGAAATAAAGTTTCAGACTCTCTGGGGAAGAAGTTTGCAATTGATAGACTGCCAAAACCTGTTTTGCGAAGTTGACAAATACTCACGAGTTGCTCACCCCGAAATAAGTGGAGTATCAGATCGAAAAAGAATTAAACAAAAATTTAGGCCGACATCATTGAAGTCATTGGAATATTTCTACCCGCCAAAATGGAACTTAAACCAAAAAATATTTGATCATGAGCAAAAAAGGTAA
- a CDS encoding M1 family metallopeptidase, whose protein sequence is MPHILNKSLIFLTLISCSTALKAQPFSRADSLRGSITEERAWWDLTYYHLELEVFPEEQRIEGSNLITYKVLKSHNVLQFDLQRPLTVTKVLQNGLELDFRQDGNAYFVSLIDAQVSGEIQEVQVFYEGSPRKAVRAPWDGGFSWKQDDLGNHFIATSCQGLGASVWWPCKDHMYDEVDSMRLSVEVPQNLVDVSNGRLEKVDRNKKKKTKTFHWFISNPINNYGVNLNIGNYISWKEVYEGEKGPLDITYWALKQDEQKARDQFLEVPRMLKAFEHWFGPYPFYEDGYQLVQAPYLGMEHQSSVTYGNRFDNGYLGRDLSGTGWGLKFDFIIVHESGHEWFANNITHQDIADMWIHESFTNYSESLFVEYHFGKEAGQEYVRGTRTNIENSKPMIGNYGVNDEGYPIDVYYKGGNILNMLRSIVKDDAKWRDLLRALGIEFYHSTTNSAEFEQFIAQFLGLDLSLFFNQYLRDSRIPIFEYYFKEGNLYYRWTNTIADFTMPVDVVLGDAEVRLSVSNSWANMEIDANSLRVNPNYYIGILKSR, encoded by the coding sequence ATGCCCCATATCCTGAACAAATCCCTGATCTTTCTAACGCTGATCAGTTGTTCAACCGCCCTAAAAGCGCAGCCATTCTCCAGAGCGGATTCATTGCGGGGCAGTATCACAGAAGAACGTGCCTGGTGGGATTTGACCTATTACCATCTCGAATTAGAAGTTTTCCCAGAAGAACAGCGAATTGAAGGAAGTAACCTTATCACTTACAAGGTTCTCAAATCACATAACGTCCTGCAATTTGACCTTCAACGCCCCTTGACAGTAACCAAAGTACTTCAAAATGGTCTTGAACTGGATTTTCGTCAGGATGGGAATGCCTACTTTGTCTCATTGATCGATGCGCAAGTATCTGGCGAAATCCAGGAAGTTCAGGTGTTTTACGAAGGGAGTCCCCGAAAAGCGGTCAGGGCACCATGGGATGGAGGATTTAGCTGGAAACAGGATGATCTGGGCAACCACTTTATTGCCACCTCATGTCAGGGGCTTGGCGCCAGCGTATGGTGGCCGTGTAAAGATCACATGTACGACGAGGTTGACAGCATGCGGTTAAGTGTGGAAGTACCTCAAAACCTTGTTGATGTCTCGAATGGTCGATTAGAGAAAGTGGACCGAAACAAGAAAAAGAAAACCAAAACCTTCCATTGGTTCATCTCTAATCCTATCAACAACTACGGAGTAAACCTGAACATTGGCAACTACATCAGCTGGAAAGAAGTCTATGAAGGAGAGAAGGGACCTCTGGATATTACCTATTGGGCACTGAAACAGGATGAGCAAAAAGCCCGTGACCAGTTCCTTGAAGTACCTCGAATGTTGAAAGCATTTGAACATTGGTTTGGGCCATATCCCTTTTATGAAGATGGGTACCAGCTGGTACAAGCACCTTATTTGGGGATGGAACATCAGAGTTCGGTTACTTACGGTAACAGGTTTGATAATGGATACCTGGGCCGAGATCTCAGTGGAACCGGTTGGGGACTCAAATTCGATTTCATCATCGTACATGAATCTGGCCATGAATGGTTCGCCAACAACATCACCCATCAGGATATCGCTGATATGTGGATCCATGAAAGTTTCACTAACTACTCAGAGAGTCTTTTTGTCGAATACCATTTCGGGAAAGAAGCGGGACAGGAATATGTCAGAGGAACCCGAACAAATATTGAGAATTCAAAACCCATGATCGGGAACTATGGCGTCAACGATGAAGGCTATCCCATAGATGTCTATTATAAAGGAGGTAACATCCTAAACATGCTTCGATCCATTGTTAAAGACGATGCCAAATGGCGAGATTTATTACGGGCGCTTGGAATAGAGTTTTACCATTCCACTACGAATTCAGCGGAGTTTGAGCAATTCATTGCTCAATTTCTTGGATTGGATCTGTCCCTATTTTTCAATCAGTACTTGAGAGATTCTCGGATCCCAATATTCGAATACTACTTCAAGGAAGGTAACCTTTATTATCGCTGGACCAATACCATTGCTGACTTCACAATGCCTGTTGATGTCGTGTTAGGGGATGCTGAAGTTCGATTATCAGTCTCTAATTCATGGGCCAATATGGAGATTGATGCTAATTCACTACGAGTCAATCCTAACTATTATATAGGCATTCTCAAAAGCAGATAG